The bacterium genomic interval GAGCAACGCCAGCCGCTCATCCAACGTCGTCAGCAGCACCGGGTCGCTGCTGGGGCGCAGCACCTCAACCGGGTGCGGATCGAAGGTCACGGCAACCGCGGTCCCCCCAATCGCCCGAGCGCGGGCGACGGCGGCGCCGATCACCTGGCGGTGCCCGAGGTGGATCCCGTCGAAGGTGCCGAGCGCGAGCACCGGGGACGCAAGATCGACGGGAACCTCAGCGAGGCCGCGCGCGGTGCGCAACCGCTCCTCCCTCCGGTCCGCCGAGCACCTTGAACGGGCGGAGCACCCCCTCCTCGACCCGCGCCAGTGCGATCAGCGCGCCTCGCCGGCTGCGCAGACGCACGGGGCTGTCCTCCGAGACCCGCACATCGCCGAGCTTCCATACCGGCACGGGATGACCGTGAAGCACGTCCGACACGCTCCGGTCCGGCAGATCGACCGCGGGAAGGTGCGACACGGCCCGGTCCATCGGATGGACGACATCCGCGAGGGCCCCCCGCGCGGCCAGCGCCGCGAGTTCGTCGAGTGTCACGGCGTCTTCCAACTCGAACTGCCCCGCACGGGTCCGGACCATGAAGTGGGCGTAGCCGCCGACGCCGAGCGCCTCCCCGATGTCGGCGCACAGCTTCCGGATGTAGGTGCCCTTGCCGCACGACACGTGCAGCAGCACGGTGCGCCCGTCCGGAGATGCGTCAAGCACGTCGATGCGGTAGATCGAGACCTGGCGCGCCTCGCGGTCCACCACCTCGCCCTTGCGCGCGAGCCGATACAAGCGCGTGCCCTCGTGGTGGATCGCCGACACCATCGGCGGCACCTGCTGGATCTCTCCCGTGAACCGGCGCAGGACGGCATCCAGCTCCGCCCGCGGCACGGCCCGCGCCGCGGCGGCAAGATCCGGAGGCGGCAGCGGCGCCCCATACGCGTCTCCGGAGTCGGTGCTCATGCCGAGCCGCAGCTCCACGCGGTACTCCTTGTCCGCGTCCGTGAGAAATTCACTGAGGCGGGTCGCGCGGCCGAGACAACACACTAGCACGCCGGCCGCGCCCGGGTCGAGCGTACCGGTGTGCCCCACGCGGCGAAGCCCGACGAGCCGCCGCACGACGTCGACGACGTCGTGGGAGGTCATCCCGGGCGGCTTGAGCACGCAGAGGACGCCGTCCATCGATGCCCGTGCCTAGCTCGCCGCGGCGGCGCCGAGTTCCCGGCGCACGACCTCGAGGGTCTGCCGGATCACGTCGTCGAGGGGACCCCGGCCGGTGAAACCGGCGGCCGCGGCGTGTCCGCCCCCGCCGAGCGCCTCGGCGACCACGTGCGCCCGGACGGCGCCCCGCGCCCGCAGGCTGACCCGAACCCCGTCCGCCTCTTCCTTGAAGAGCGCAGCAACATCGACGCCGGCCATCTCCCGCAGCGTCCCGACGATGCCTTCGGACTCCTCCATCGTCGCGCCGGACTCTTGCAGCATCTGCTGGGTCACCACCGTCCACGCCACGCGCCCGTCCGCCGACACCTGGAGCCGGCTGAGCGCCATCCCGAGCAGGCGCAGCGTGGTCGCCGGCCGGTTCTCGTACACTTGAGCGTACACCTCGGCGGGGCTGGCCCCCTGGGCGACGAGATCCGCGGCGATCGTGAGCGTCCGCGCGGTCACGGCCGCGTAGCGGAAACTTCCGGTATCGGTCACGAGTGCCGTGAGCAGGCAGGTCGCCGTGCCCAAGTCAGGGGGCGCCGCGAGCGCCTGGACGATCGGGTGCACGAGCTCGGCGACCGCCGCGGCCGTGGCGTCGTAGTAGATGATATTGCCGTATCCGGCGTTGCTGAGGTGGTGGTCGATGTTCACCCATAGCGGGATACCGGCGGCCCTGGCCGCCAGCGCGCCTGCGCGATCGGGCGTGCTGCACT includes:
- the truB gene encoding tRNA pseudouridine(55) synthase TruB, translated to MDGVLCVLKPPGMTSHDVVDVVRRLVGLRRVGHTGTLDPGAAGVLVCCLGRATRLSEFLTDADKEYRVELRLGMSTDSGDAYGAPLPPPDLAAAARAVPRAELDAVLRRFTGEIQQVPPMVSAIHHEGTRLYRLARKGEVVDREARQVSIYRIDVLDASPDGRTVLLHVSCGKGTYIRKLCADIGEALGVGGYAHFMVRTRAGQFELEDAVTLDELAALAARGALADVVHPMDRAVSHLPAVDLPDRSVSDVLHGHPVPVWKLGDVRVSEDSPVRLRSRRGALIALARVEEGVLRPFKVLGGPEGGAVAHRARPR
- a CDS encoding DHH family phosphoesterase gives rise to the protein MTPAERIAEALLGRRHVLLLNHVSPDGDCLGSTLALARTLWGRGQEATVGSADGVPGTYRFLPGIDRIRQELPDDATYDAVVFMECSTPDRAGALAARAAGIPLWVNIDHHLSNAGYGNIIYYDATAAAVAELVHPIVQALAAPPDLGTATCLLTALVTDTGSFRYAAVTARTLTIAADLVAQGASPAEVYAQVYENRPATTLRLLGMALSRLQVSADGRVAWTVVTQQMLQESGATMEESEGIVGTLREMAGVDVAALFKEEADGVRVSLRARGAVRAHVVAEALGGGGHAAAAGFTGRGPLDDVIRQTLEVVRRELGAAAAS